The window GCGTGAATCCGTGTACCCGCCAGCGATCCAGCCATCCGAATGATGCCGGCAGCTCGAGCGCAAGCTCGCCGAGACCCACCGCAATCGTTTGAAGTGGCGACTGTTCGACGACGGAGTTCGCGGCTTGGAGTGCGCGCTTGCGCGACCAGATCGCGAGCAGCGCGCGGCGTCGCGCAGCAGGGCTTAGGCCTGTAATCAAATCGCGCTCTTGCACGCAAATCGAATCTTCTATTGCAGGCATGAGCCGGTCCGCATCCAGCGGTGAAACGAGCTCGATGCCGATACGCGCCTCGCGCGAGATGATTACGACGCCGAGCGCCATCGAGCAAGCGATGCCCAGGTAAAGCGGCCTTCCGAGTACGTCTTCGCGTAAATACGTTCGCCCGTACGAGCTACGAGTAATCTCGATCGATTCGGGACGCCGCCATTGATATTTGGCGATTATGCTGCGCAGCGGCACATCGAAGGCGCTTTCATCCGCCTGCAACAGCCATGAATCGATCTGAACGTTCGAAAGTGTTAGCTGTTCGCGTTCCAGGATCGCATGCGTGCCGTTCGTTTGCGGCGCATTACTGCGCAAAAACATAATGTTTTCTTATGATACGGCCGCTTGGATTGTTTTGGATGCGGCTTTCCACCCGCGCCAACTAGGCTTTTCGCCAGTCCCGGAAGACTGCGCGCACTAGGACCAGAGACTGCTCTAGCCCGTCAGTAGATGTTAAAACGTGCCTTCAAATTGGGCCTTATAACTGCATGTGCGTTCGCTAAATTCCCATCGCAAGTGATGTGTTGCAAATGTTATCCTTGCGAACAACCGACCATCGGTTCCCCGCCTCTGCTTCCGACCCGCAACTCTGAGGAATCTCATGCTACAGATCGACACCCGCCCGCAACGCGTCGTCGTCATTGAATCGCAGGCACTCTTTGCCAAAGCCATTTGCCACTTGCTTTCGACCGACGACGAGATCGAGATCTTGGGCGACTATCGCAATATAACGCTCGCCCCCTTATCGAACTTGCGACCCAATCTCTTACTGGTTGACATGGAAGCGCACGCTTACGATCTCGCCGAGACGATCGCGCGTTGCCGCGAAACTCTTCCCCAGCTGCGCGTTTGCATTCTCTCGAGTCACCTCAATGCCGAGGCAATGCAGCGTTGTCTGAATGCCGGCGCTGATGGGTATCTTGTGACCGACATATCTCCGAGCGAGCTCAAACAGGCTGTAAAAGCCGTCTCATCAGGATCGTCCTATGTCGATCCACGCATCGCCGGAGGAGTGCTACGACGCCGCTCGACGATGAATGGTCGCGCCGACATCAACGAGCTCTCGATCCGCGAGACGCAGATCATCCGCTACATTGCGCGCGGACTGTCGAACAAAGAGATCAGCTCCGAGCTGTTTCTCTCGGAACGCACCGTCAAGAACCACATCAGCCGCATCTTTTCCAAACTAAACGTTTCAGCGCGAACGCAGGCTGCTGTTTACGCGATCAAATCGGGCTTGGCGTAAGCCTTCGGCACACTGACGGCTGCCACAAGTACCCATGCCGACAGTTTGCTTGGCCCTAACGAACGCTGCGTGCGCCAAACTATACTGGCGCTGTTTCTGGAGCGCTTAACGTGGATCAAACATTTCTCAGCCCTGACTATCGTCCTCAACTAACCGGATCCGTCATCGACACGATCGAGGACGTTGCAGCAGGCAATCGCACGTCGATTCGCGATCTGTGGCGCACGCTCGTTCGCCGTCGCAAAGTTTTTCTGGCGATCCTGATCGCCTTTCCGCTGCTGGTCACGTGGTGCACGCTGGTCATTCCGCGTTCGTACACGACGACGGCGAAACTCATGACCGGTCCGGGCGGCCCGACGAGCACGCAGCCTTCGTCGACGTTGCCGGTCCTCAACGAGTTGCTAACCGGCTTCGGAACGCAGACGGCGGAATCGTACGTCGAGCTGCTGCAGGAAGAACCGGTCGCGCAGGGCGTGGTCGATCAGCTTCATCTCAACGTTTCGCCGCCCGATCTGCTCAAGCACATCAAGGCAACGCCGGTCATCAACACGTCGATCATCTCGCTCGAGGCGACTTGGTCGGACCCGGTGACGGCTGCGAACATCGCCAACACCACGGCGAGCGTCTTCGTCGATCGCGAACGCGACATCGTGGCACGCGAAGCGATCAGCGCGATGAATTACATCGGGCAACAGCTCCCGCGCGCACGCAGCGACATGGAACAGGCAGCCACGGCGCTCGCCGCATTTCAATCCGAGCACAGCATCGCCGACATCACGAATCAGACGCAAACGACGATTCAAGCGCTCGCTGCGCTTGATTCCAAGCTAAGCCAGTCGCAGACCGATGCCGGACAGGACCAAGCCCAGCTCAAGAGTGTGGAATCCGTGCTCGCCAAGACGCCTACAACGTTGATCGGCAGCAAGAACGTCGGAACGAATCCCGTCGTCGATCAACTGCGCACGCAGTTGGCGCAGGTCGACGTTCAGCTGAAGACCGCCGAATCGGAGTATACGGAACAACACCCGACCGTGATTGCGCTCCGCGAACAAAAGGCGCAGCTCGAATCTCGCATCAATGCGCTGCCCCAGACGGTCAACTCGTCGAATTCGGTCGTGCCAAATCCGATCTATCAGCAGTTCCGCACGGAAGAAGGCACGCTGCAGGGTCAGATTGCTGCACAGCAGGCGCTGGCTTCCGGTCTGCAACGTCAACGCAACACGATGGAACAGCAGATTCGTACGATCCCAACGGAGCAGCTGCAGTACACGGAGCTCGCGCGCAAAGCGAAGTCGACGGAAGACATCTACAATGCGCTCGAAGGCAAATACAACGAAGCTTCGGTTGAGAAAGATGCTGCAATCAGCGACGTCGCCCTCATCTCGCCGGCACAGTCGACCCTCTACACCGTCATCCCGAATCTCAAGCTCAACGTCATCGTCTCGCTGATCCTCGGCATCATGCTGGCCTTCGCCGGCGTCGCGCTGGTCGAAGTCTTCGACGCCTCACTCAAAGGCGACGAACGCGAGCTCGAAGAGGCCTACAAACTTCCCGTGCTCACGACGGTCCCGAAGCTCGAAGACCGCCACGCGGAAAAGCTGCCCGCCGGTTCGCACAAAGTGCTTCCGCCCGCCAACGAAGACGCTCAAGGCGCCCCCGACGGCGAAAGCATTGGTTGGCTGCGTGCGATGTGGATCGAATCATTCGTCCGCCTCGTCGCCAACCTGCGCTACTCCACGGGCAAGCCGCTCCGCTCGATTGCGATCACGAGCCCATCCGCGAACGACGGCAAGTCAATCGTCGCGCTCAACACCGCGATTGCGATGGCCGAATTCCAGCCGCGCGTACTTCTGGTCGATTGCGATCTGCGCCGTGCGACGCTCCACACCGCGCTTGGCGTCGACGATCCACGCCCGGGCATCACCGACGTGCTTGTCGGCCGGGCAACTCTCAAAGACGCGATTCGCGCAACGCGGCACGCCGGACTCGATTTCCTACCATCGGGGACGACGTCGCCGAATCCCGCGGCTCTCTTGCAGGCAAAGCCCTTCGAAGAGCTGCTGGCAGAAGCAGCCGCCGAGTACTCGCTGGTCGTGTTCGACACGCCGCCCATGGCTGCGATGTACGACGCCGGCATTCTTGGGGCGCGCGTTGACGGCACCGTCATCGTCGTGTCGCAAAATCAAACGAATTCGCACGCGCTCAAGCGAGTGATTCGCGAGATCTCGCGCATGCGCGGCGTGAATCTGCTCGGCCTCGTTCTCAATCGGATCGCTCCATCTCGTTCGGCACAAGCCGACTACATGGATTACCTCGCAAAGGCGGGGCCTGCGCTTCTTACGCCATGAAATTCAATCCCAAAACGCTCATGACCGTGCTGCGCGCCGTGCAGCGCGAAGCCGGGTACGCGATCGCGCGTGAGAAGGCGCAATCGCAATTTCCCCACGTGATCTTCGGCGAGGGCGTCATCGTACGCGCACCCGATCGCTTCAAAGCCGGCCGGAAGTGCTTCCTCGACACGCGAGCCTACCTCTCGTGCGGCGGCTCGGCGTGGAGCGGCGGCAGCGGTTACATTCGTCTCGGCGACAACTGCGAGATCGGACCCTACTGCGTACTGTGGGGCGCCGGTGGAATCGAGATGGGCGACAACGTGCACATCGGCTCGCATGTCAACATCACCGCGCACGAGGCCGTGCGCATCAATCCCGAGGTCACCGATCCGATGCTGCCGCTCAATTTCAAGTTCGAGCCGGTCATCATCGAAGATCACGTTATCATCTGCTCGGGGACGAGCATCATTCCGGGTGTGCGCATCGGTCATCACAGCATGATCGGTGCAGGAGCCGTCGTGATCGACGACATCCCGCCGTACTCACTCGCAGTCGGCGTCCCTGCAACCGTCGTCAAGCGTTGGGATGAAAACGCGTTGCCCGAGTTGACGCTGTCGCGCGTCGAGCGGTGGGTGCCTTAGTAATGGAAACGCTGATCGCCGGCATCGTCATCATTCTCATTGCCGGTGTGCTGAGCTTCTTGATCGCGCCGCCGCGCCGTATGAAGAGGGCGGTCGTCGTCGAACCTGCTGCCAAACCCGTCGTGACGATCCCGCGTGCTGCGCTCCCGGATTTTCCGTGGGAAGTGCTGCTGGACCGTCCACCAGCGCGTATCGTGCTCGAACACGTCGAACCGTACGTACGCGACAACGTCGTGCTCGTGACGGGGGCCGGCGGTTCGATTGGCAGCGAGATCTGCCGTCAAGTATCGTCGCTCGAACCCAAGCAACTGCTCTTGATGGGACACGGCGAGAACAGTTTGTTCGCGATCCAGCAAGAGCTGGCCGAGCGCGGCTTTGCGCGGACGCGCATTGTCCTGGCCGACGTCGGCGACATTCAAGCAGTGCGCAACGTCTTTGCGAACGGGCAACCCGACATCGTTCTGCACGCGGCTGCGCACAAACACGTCCCAATCCTGGAAGAGAACGTCTGCGAAGCCGTTCGCAACAATATTTTCGGGACGCACAACGTCGCTCTCGCTGCCGCAGCCGCGGGCACGGGACGCGTCGTTCTCCTGTCCACCGATAAGGCGGTCAATCCTACAAGCGTGATGGGCGCGACGAAACGCGCGTGCGAACTAATCTGCCAGTCGTTCGCGCATCGTACGCCCACCGAATTTGTGTCGGTCCGGTTCGGTAACGTGCTCGGAAGCCGCGGCAGCGTGCTTCCGCTTTTCATCCGTCAAGTGCAAAAAGGCGGTCCCATCACGATCACCCATCGCGACATGGAACGCTTTTTCATGACGATCCCCGAGGCGGTCTCGCTCGTCCTCGAGGCCATGGTCATGGGCTACGACGGTCAAGTGTTCGTACTCGACATGGGCAAGCCGATGAAGATCATCGACGTAGCGCGCCGTGTCATCGAGTATCACGGGCTCGTTCCGAATCGCGACATCGACATCGTTGAGACCGGCATGCGCCCCGGCGAGCGGCTTTATGAAGAGTTGCTGACCGCGGGGGAGGGCATGACGCGTACCAGTCACGAGCGCCTCTACATCGCAGAGCAAGAACGCGTCGAGTACGATGTCGTCGCAGCTTCGATCGCTGAATTGCAACGCGCGGTGCGCATCTCCGACGTGAAAGCCACCGTGTCACTGCTGCAAACGCTCGTACCGAGCTTCACACCCGGCACACATCTGGTGCCAAGACCGGAAAGCGTTCCGGTCATCCACGAGGTCGAGGCGGCTGCTCGAGCCGCATCCTCGCCGCTCGCTCCCGCCATTGCTCGCGCTTCTTAAACGGACTCAAACGCCATAATGAATCTCCTCTCCCAGGCCACGCATGCCCAGCAGGTCCAATCCACTCCGCCGCAGCGGCTTCGGCATCTGATCAAAACGCACGAGGCGCTGGTCGGCGTCGTCGGCATCGGTTACGTCGGGTTGCCGCTCGCCGTCGAACAGGCGAAGGCGCGCTTCCAGGTTCTCGCATTCGATCGCAGCGCGATCCGCGTCGCGCAAGCCAATCAAGGCCTCAATTACATTCGCGACGTCAACGACGAGGATCTAGCTCGCGTCGTTGCCTCCGGCAAATTCACGGCTACGACGGATATGTCGCGGCTCGGAAGCTGCGACGTCATCGTCATCTGCGTCCCGACGCCGCTGACGCCGAACAAAGAACCCGATATCTCGTACATCACGAACGTCGTGCACGACATCGCCTCGCAGCTGCGTCCGGGTCAGCTGATCATTCTAGAGAGCACGACCTATCCGGGGACGACGGAAGAGGTCGTACTCCCGATACTGCAGCGCAGCGAGCTGATCGTCGGCAAGGACTTCTATTTGGGCTTCTCGCCCGAGCGCGTCGATCCGGGAAACAAGCGCTTCAACACGCACAACACGAACAAAGTCGTCGGAGCCGTGACGGCCGAGTGTCTCGACATGGCGGCGACGTTCTACGAGCAGACGATTACCGAAGTACTGCGGGTATCGAGCCCGCGCGTTGCCGAGATGACGAAAGTCTTCGAAAACACGTTCCGTGCCGTCAACATTGCGCTCGTCAACGAGATGGCGTTGCTGTGCGACCGCATGGGGATCGACATTTGGTCGGTGATCGATGCAGCAGCGACCAAGCCCTTCGGCATCATGCGTTTCGAGCCGGGTCCGGGTGTGGGCGGCCATTGCATTCCGCTCGATCCGCATTACTTGTCGTGGAAGGCACGCCAGTACGATTACTACGTACGCTTCATCGAACTCGCGGCGCAGGTCAATCAAACGATGCCGTACTTCGTGCGCGATCGTATCGCGAGATCGCTGAACAAAGAACGCAAGTCGCTGCGTGGCTCGCAAGTTCTCGTCTTGGGCATGGCCTACAAGCGCGACGTCTCGGATTGGCGTGAATCGCCCTCGCTCAAGGTCGTCGAGCTGCTCGAAAACGACGGCGCGAACGTGAAATATCACGATCCGCACATTGCGAGCTTCGCGGACGATCACGGAAAGGTCCGCCGCTCCGTACCGCTTACCGATGATCTGCTCGCATCTTCCGATTGCGTCGCGATCCTTACGGATCACTCCGCCTTCGATTGGGAACGGATTGTCGCGCGCGCACGGTTGGTCGTCGATACGCGCAATGCAACCTGCCGCGTCGAAAGCAACCGGGAGAAGATCGTCCTGCTATGAGCCGCACCAAACCGTTGCTCGGCATCGCCGGCGCAGGCAAGTGGGGCGCAAATCACGTCGCGACCGCTGCGTCGCTTGGGGTGCTGGGCGCGATCTGTGACGCCGATTCGGCGCTACTCGGGAAGACGTGGGATAAACATCCTGAGGCAACGGCGACCCTCCGCTTCGACGAGCTTCTCCGGATGCCGATCGATGCGGTGGTCGTCGCGACTCCGGCGCAAACGCACGCCCAGCTTGCGCTGGCGGCAATTGCGGCCGGCAAGCACGTCTTCGTGGAGAAACCCCTTGCGCTGAGCGTCTTAGACGCGCAAATGATCGTTGCAGAGGCGCGGCGCAAGGGCGTTCACGTTTTCGTCGGTCACATCGTGCTCTATCAGCAGGGCGTGCGCGCCGTGCTGGAAGCCGTGCGAACCGGCATGGTCGGCGACGTGCACCACGTGCGCGCGCGCCGCGCGAGCTTCGGGCGTCTGCGCTTTGTCGAGGACGTGTGGTGGAGTTTTGCGCCGCACGACGTTGCGACGATGCTTGCCGTCATGGGCGAGGAACCGGTCGGTACCTCGATTGCGCGGCATAGCTTCGCAACGCCGGGCATTGCCGATTTTGCGTACGGTGATTTTCGTTTCTCCGGCGGACGTAGCGCGCACATCGAAGTGACGTGGCTCGACCCTCTCAAAAGCGCGTCGCTCGACGTGTTCGGCTCGGGCGGAATGCTGGCACTGCGCGAGCTCTCGGGTGAGACGCGCTTGGCGTACATCCCGTGTGGCGTCGATCGCAAAGAAGTTGCGCGCGCCGAGCTTTGGCGCGGCGAGGAAACGACCCACCGTTTCGAACGGGATGAGCCGCTGCGCACCGAGCTGCAAGCGTTCATCGATCAAATCACGCACGGAACGCCGGTTCCTACGAACGGCGAGGCCGGGCTCGCAGTCGTGCGCGCGCTTTCGATGAGCGCATCGTCGGAACCGCAGATCCTCCACGAGACCTATGAAAGGACACCGGTATGAGCGCGGTAGCCGCAATTGCGTCGCCGCTCGTGCACGCTACGGCGGTTGTCGACGACGACGTCGTGATCGGCGACGGAAGCCGCGTGTGGCACTTCAGCCATCTTGGCAAGGGTTGCCGGATCGGCGAGCGTTGCTCGCTGGGACAGAACGTCTACGTTGCCCCAGGCGTCCGGATCGGCTCGAACGTCAAGATTCAAAACAACGTGTCGATCTACGAAGGCGTCGAGCTGCACGACGACGTGTTTTGCGGACCGAGCATGGTGTTCACGAACGTGATCACACCGCGTTCAGCTTTTCCGCGCAACACGTCGGAGCATTATGCCAAAACGATCGTCAAGCGTGGCGCGACGATCGGTGCCAACGCGACGATTGTTTGCGGCCACACGATCGGCGAATTCGGATTCGTCGGCGCCGGCGCCGTCGTTACGCACGACGTTCCACCGTTCGCGATCGTGGTCGGAAATCCAGCTCGTGTCATCGGTTACGCCTGCATGTGCGGTGCGCGTCTCGCACTCGAGCAAGGCGGTGCGCATTGCACCGGGTGCGCCAAACTTTATCGCAACAACGACGGAAGATTACAGCCGAAATGAACCAGATCCCAATCCTCGACTTGCGTTCGCAGCATCGCGCCATCCGCGAGGACCTTTTGGCTGCGGTTGAAGGCGTCATCGACAGCGGGCAGTTCATCCTCGGCCCGAACGTTGGTGCCTTCGAAGACGAGTTCGCAGCCTATCTCGGCGTCGAGCATGCGATCGGCCTGAACTCCGGAACCGATGCACTGCACTTGGCATTGCGTGCGCTCGACGTCAGTCCCGGCGACGAAGTCGTCACGACCACGTTTTCATTCATTGCAACCGCGGAAGCGATCTCGATCGTCGGCGCGACGCCGGTCTTTGTCGACATCGATCCGCAAACGTGGCAGATCGACGCGAAGGCAGTAGAAGCGGCGATCACGCCGCGTACGCGCGCGATCATCCCGGTGCATTTGTACGGAGCGCCGGCGCCGATAGACGAGATCATGCGCATCGCGCAGGCCCACAACATCGACGTGATCGAGGATTGCGCGCAATCGGTCGCGGCGGCGATCGGCGGCAAGAAGACCGGGACGTTCGGGACGATTTCTGCCTTCAGCTTCTTTCCGTCCAAGAACCTTGGTGCGTGCGGCGACGGCGGCGCGATCGTCACGGATCGAACCGATCTCGCACAGCGTATACGCGCGCTACGCGCGCACGGCGGCCGGAAGAAGTACTATCACGAGGAGATCGGTCTCAACAGCCGTCTCGACGAGATGCAGGCCGCGATCTTGCGGGTCAAGCTTCGTCACCTTGACGCATGGACCAGCTCACGGCGCGTCATCGCCGCGCGCTATAACGAAGGCTTCGCTGCCTCGGAAGACATCCAACAGCCGGTCGAAGAGAACGGCTGCTACAACGTCTATCATCAGTACACGATCGGCGTGGCAGAGCGCGACGCGCTTCAGGAACGCTTGCGTAACGCCGGCATCGCAACTGCCGTGTACTATCCCTTGCCGCTGCACTTGCAGCCCGCGTATGCCATGCTCGGTGGAAAAGAAGGCGACATGCCCTTCGCGGAAGCGGCTGCGAAAGCAGTGCTGTCACTCCCGGTCTCCCCCGACATGCCGGAGTCGGACCAAGATGTCGTCATCGAAGCCGTGCGTGAGCTGACCTTAACGTTGAGTGCTGCATGAGAACGATCACGGTCGTGGGCGCGCGGCCGCAATTCGTCAAGGCCGCGGTCTTGGCACCGGTTCTCGCACGCGCGGGCATCGCAGACTCGATCGTTCACACCGGACAGCACTACGATCGCAATATGTCCGACGTGTTTTTCGACGAGCTCGAGATTCCGGAACCCGCCTATACGCTCGGCGTCGGATCGGCGCCGCAAG of the Candidatus Baltobacteraceae bacterium genome contains:
- a CDS encoding acyltransferase — protein: MKFNPKTLMTVLRAVQREAGYAIAREKAQSQFPHVIFGEGVIVRAPDRFKAGRKCFLDTRAYLSCGGSAWSGGSGYIRLGDNCEIGPYCVLWGAGGIEMGDNVHIGSHVNITAHEAVRINPEVTDPMLPLNFKFEPVIIEDHVIICSGTSIIPGVRIGHHSMIGAGAVVIDDIPPYSLAVGVPATVVKRWDENALPELTLSRVERWVP
- a CDS encoding response regulator transcription factor, encoding MLQIDTRPQRVVVIESQALFAKAICHLLSTDDEIEILGDYRNITLAPLSNLRPNLLLVDMEAHAYDLAETIARCRETLPQLRVCILSSHLNAEAMQRCLNAGADGYLVTDISPSELKQAVKAVSSGSSYVDPRIAGGVLRRRSTMNGRADINELSIRETQIIRYIARGLSNKEISSELFLSERTVKNHISRIFSKLNVSARTQAAVYAIKSGLA
- a CDS encoding DegT/DnrJ/EryC1/StrS family aminotransferase, with the protein product MNQIPILDLRSQHRAIREDLLAAVEGVIDSGQFILGPNVGAFEDEFAAYLGVEHAIGLNSGTDALHLALRALDVSPGDEVVTTTFSFIATAEAISIVGATPVFVDIDPQTWQIDAKAVEAAITPRTRAIIPVHLYGAPAPIDEIMRIAQAHNIDVIEDCAQSVAAAIGGKKTGTFGTISAFSFFPSKNLGACGDGGAIVTDRTDLAQRIRALRAHGGRKKYYHEEIGLNSRLDEMQAAILRVKLRHLDAWTSSRRVIAARYNEGFAASEDIQQPVEENGCYNVYHQYTIGVAERDALQERLRNAGIATAVYYPLPLHLQPAYAMLGGKEGDMPFAEAAAKAVLSLPVSPDMPESDQDVVIEAVRELTLTLSAA
- a CDS encoding SDR family NAD(P)-dependent oxidoreductase, which translates into the protein METLIAGIVIILIAGVLSFLIAPPRRMKRAVVVEPAAKPVVTIPRAALPDFPWEVLLDRPPARIVLEHVEPYVRDNVVLVTGAGGSIGSEICRQVSSLEPKQLLLMGHGENSLFAIQQELAERGFARTRIVLADVGDIQAVRNVFANGQPDIVLHAAAHKHVPILEENVCEAVRNNIFGTHNVALAAAAAGTGRVVLLSTDKAVNPTSVMGATKRACELICQSFAHRTPTEFVSVRFGNVLGSRGSVLPLFIRQVQKGGPITITHRDMERFFMTIPEAVSLVLEAMVMGYDGQVFVLDMGKPMKIIDVARRVIEYHGLVPNRDIDIVETGMRPGERLYEELLTAGEGMTRTSHERLYIAEQERVEYDVVAASIAELQRAVRISDVKATVSLLQTLVPSFTPGTHLVPRPESVPVIHEVEAAARAASSPLAPAIARAS
- a CDS encoding nucleotide sugar dehydrogenase encodes the protein MNLLSQATHAQQVQSTPPQRLRHLIKTHEALVGVVGIGYVGLPLAVEQAKARFQVLAFDRSAIRVAQANQGLNYIRDVNDEDLARVVASGKFTATTDMSRLGSCDVIVICVPTPLTPNKEPDISYITNVVHDIASQLRPGQLIILESTTYPGTTEEVVLPILQRSELIVGKDFYLGFSPERVDPGNKRFNTHNTNKVVGAVTAECLDMAATFYEQTITEVLRVSSPRVAEMTKVFENTFRAVNIALVNEMALLCDRMGIDIWSVIDAAATKPFGIMRFEPGPGVGGHCIPLDPHYLSWKARQYDYYVRFIELAAQVNQTMPYFVRDRIARSLNKERKSLRGSQVLVLGMAYKRDVSDWRESPSLKVVELLENDGANVKYHDPHIASFADDHGKVRRSVPLTDDLLASSDCVAILTDHSAFDWERIVARARLVVDTRNATCRVESNREKIVLL
- a CDS encoding Gfo/Idh/MocA family oxidoreductase yields the protein MSRTKPLLGIAGAGKWGANHVATAASLGVLGAICDADSALLGKTWDKHPEATATLRFDELLRMPIDAVVVATPAQTHAQLALAAIAAGKHVFVEKPLALSVLDAQMIVAEARRKGVHVFVGHIVLYQQGVRAVLEAVRTGMVGDVHHVRARRASFGRLRFVEDVWWSFAPHDVATMLAVMGEEPVGTSIARHSFATPGIADFAYGDFRFSGGRSAHIEVTWLDPLKSASLDVFGSGGMLALRELSGETRLAYIPCGVDRKEVARAELWRGEETTHRFERDEPLRTELQAFIDQITHGTPVPTNGEAGLAVVRALSMSASSEPQILHETYERTPV
- a CDS encoding polysaccharide biosynthesis tyrosine autokinase, encoding MDQTFLSPDYRPQLTGSVIDTIEDVAAGNRTSIRDLWRTLVRRRKVFLAILIAFPLLVTWCTLVIPRSYTTTAKLMTGPGGPTSTQPSSTLPVLNELLTGFGTQTAESYVELLQEEPVAQGVVDQLHLNVSPPDLLKHIKATPVINTSIISLEATWSDPVTAANIANTTASVFVDRERDIVAREAISAMNYIGQQLPRARSDMEQAATALAAFQSEHSIADITNQTQTTIQALAALDSKLSQSQTDAGQDQAQLKSVESVLAKTPTTLIGSKNVGTNPVVDQLRTQLAQVDVQLKTAESEYTEQHPTVIALREQKAQLESRINALPQTVNSSNSVVPNPIYQQFRTEEGTLQGQIAAQQALASGLQRQRNTMEQQIRTIPTEQLQYTELARKAKSTEDIYNALEGKYNEASVEKDAAISDVALISPAQSTLYTVIPNLKLNVIVSLILGIMLAFAGVALVEVFDASLKGDERELEEAYKLPVLTTVPKLEDRHAEKLPAGSHKVLPPANEDAQGAPDGESIGWLRAMWIESFVRLVANLRYSTGKPLRSIAITSPSANDGKSIVALNTAIAMAEFQPRVLLVDCDLRRATLHTALGVDDPRPGITDVLVGRATLKDAIRATRHAGLDFLPSGTTSPNPAALLQAKPFEELLAEAAAEYSLVVFDTPPMAAMYDAGILGARVDGTVIVVSQNQTNSHALKRVIREISRMRGVNLLGLVLNRIAPSRSAQADYMDYLAKAGPALLTP
- a CDS encoding acyltransferase, which encodes MSAVAAIASPLVHATAVVDDDVVIGDGSRVWHFSHLGKGCRIGERCSLGQNVYVAPGVRIGSNVKIQNNVSIYEGVELHDDVFCGPSMVFTNVITPRSAFPRNTSEHYAKTIVKRGATIGANATIVCGHTIGEFGFVGAGAVVTHDVPPFAIVVGNPARVIGYACMCGARLALEQGGAHCTGCAKLYRNNDGRLQPK